In Micromonospora sp. WMMA1363, a genomic segment contains:
- a CDS encoding maleylpyruvate isomerase family mycothiol-dependent enzyme, whose product MTTDPLLLTGEVGESTARLLRTAATFDEADLATPSLLPGWTRGHVLAHLARNADGLVNLLTAARTGERIPMYASAAARTADIEAGAFRPPATHLDDLRRTADRFAAAVTAMPVEAWGATVETRRGPWPAAMLVWGRLREIEVHHVDLAAGYRPADWPEAFGHRLLHEVATGLAGRADAPPMVLRFDGSRHELAIGDRSAAPTVTGAAPELAAWLIGRNAGTVLTVTPDGPLPTPPDWI is encoded by the coding sequence GTGACCACGGATCCGCTTCTGCTGACCGGCGAGGTGGGCGAATCCACCGCACGGCTCCTACGCACGGCGGCCACCTTCGACGAGGCGGACCTCGCCACCCCGTCCCTGCTGCCCGGCTGGACGCGGGGGCACGTGCTGGCCCACCTCGCCCGCAACGCCGACGGGCTGGTCAACCTGCTGACCGCCGCGCGCACCGGAGAGCGGATTCCGATGTACGCGAGCGCGGCCGCCCGGACCGCGGACATCGAGGCGGGGGCGTTCCGCCCGCCGGCCACCCACCTGGACGACCTGCGGCGCACCGCCGACCGGTTCGCCGCTGCCGTCACGGCGATGCCGGTCGAGGCGTGGGGTGCCACCGTCGAGACCCGGCGTGGGCCCTGGCCGGCCGCGATGCTCGTCTGGGGTCGGCTGCGGGAGATCGAGGTGCACCACGTGGACCTGGCCGCTGGTTACCGGCCCGCGGACTGGCCGGAGGCCTTCGGTCACCGGCTCCTGCACGAGGTCGCCACCGGCCTGGCCGGACGCGCCGACGCGCCGCCGATGGTGCTGCGCTTCGACGGCAGCCGGCACGAGCTGGCGATCGGCGACCGCTCGGCCGCCCCCACGGTGACCGGCGCCGCCCCGGAACTCGCCGCCTGGCTGATCGGTCGAAACGCCGGCACCGTGCTCACCGTCACCCCCGACGGTCCCCTGCCGACCCCACCAGATTGGATATAG
- a CDS encoding MBL fold metallo-hydrolase, with protein MTYTGDVTPGGTPAVRDLDRLTVTKMSVGPMDNNAYLLRCRATGDQVLIDAANEAPRLLDLIGGGGLAAVVTTHQHMDHWMALEEVVATTGARALVHIEDAPGLPIGAETLADGDTVPVGDCALQVIHLRGHTPGSIALLYRDPAGTPHLFTGDSLFPGGVGNTDRDPERFGQLIDNVEHKLFDRLPDETWFYPGHGKDGTLGAERPALPQWRARGW; from the coding sequence ATGACCTACACCGGAGACGTCACGCCGGGTGGCACGCCGGCCGTCCGCGACCTCGACCGGCTCACCGTCACCAAGATGTCGGTGGGCCCGATGGACAACAACGCCTACCTGCTGCGCTGCCGGGCCACCGGCGATCAGGTGCTGATCGACGCGGCGAACGAGGCGCCCCGGCTACTCGACCTGATCGGTGGCGGAGGGCTGGCAGCCGTGGTCACCACCCACCAGCACATGGACCACTGGATGGCCCTGGAGGAGGTGGTGGCCACGACCGGCGCCCGTGCCCTGGTGCACATCGAGGACGCCCCGGGGCTGCCGATCGGTGCGGAGACCCTGGCCGACGGCGACACGGTGCCGGTCGGCGACTGCGCGCTCCAGGTCATCCACCTGCGGGGGCACACGCCCGGCTCGATCGCGCTGCTCTACCGCGACCCCGCCGGCACTCCGCATCTCTTCACCGGCGACAGCCTGTTCCCGGGCGGCGTCGGCAACACCGACCGGGACCCGGAGCGATTCGGCCAGCTCATCGACAACGTCGAGCACAAGCTCTTCGACCGGCTACCCGACGAGACGTGGTTCTATCCGGGCCACGGCAAGGACGGCACCCTGGGCGCCGAACGCCCCGCCCTCCCCCAGTGGCGAGCCCGCGGCTGGTGA
- a CDS encoding 50S ribosomal protein L11 methyltransferase — MSGTEAALVDLEREIGTPGGGLDRLRLAPTPFVPEVRLHLAEDPIVWWARMEAGAGHALPPPYWASVWAGGQALARHLLDHPDLVVGRRVLDLAAGSGVVGIAAALAGAARVVADDVDPYAVAAVTVNSRANNVTVEVTGEDLLDSTPAGVDLVVAGDVLYDRATAARMLPFLFRVASAGVDVLVGDPDRGHQPTDGLAVVADYPVRITEPASGPPVRRVQVLRPG; from the coding sequence ATGAGCGGAACCGAGGCCGCGTTGGTCGACCTGGAACGGGAGATCGGCACGCCCGGTGGCGGCCTGGACCGGCTGCGGCTGGCGCCCACCCCATTCGTCCCCGAGGTACGACTGCACCTGGCCGAGGACCCGATCGTCTGGTGGGCTCGGATGGAGGCCGGGGCCGGCCACGCCTTGCCGCCGCCGTACTGGGCGTCGGTCTGGGCCGGTGGGCAGGCCCTCGCCCGGCATCTGCTGGACCACCCCGACCTGGTGGTCGGCCGCCGGGTGCTCGATCTGGCCGCCGGCTCCGGCGTGGTCGGCATCGCCGCGGCGCTGGCCGGTGCGGCCCGCGTGGTCGCCGACGACGTCGACCCGTACGCCGTGGCGGCCGTCACCGTCAACTCCCGCGCCAACAATGTGACGGTCGAGGTCACCGGGGAGGATCTGCTCGACTCCACGCCGGCCGGAGTGGACCTCGTTGTCGCCGGCGACGTCCTCTACGACCGGGCGACGGCGGCCCGGATGCTGCCGTTCCTGTTCCGCGTCGCGTCCGCGGGTGTCGACGTGCTGGTCGGTGACCCCGACCGGGGCCACCAGCCGACGGACGGGCTGGCGGTCGTCGCGGACTACCCGGTGCGGATCACCGAACCCGCCAGCGGACCGCCGGTGCGTCGGGTGCAGGTGCTGCGACCCGGCTGA
- a CDS encoding cold-shock protein, which translates to MATGTVKWFNAEKGFGFIEQDGGGPDVFVHYSAIQTSGYRELTEGQKVEFDVVQGQKGPQADNVSPV; encoded by the coding sequence ATGGCAACCGGCACCGTCAAGTGGTTCAACGCGGAAAAGGGCTTCGGCTTCATCGAGCAGGACGGCGGGGGGCCGGACGTCTTCGTCCACTACTCCGCGATTCAGACGAGCGGTTACCGGGAGTTGACCGAGGGCCAGAAGGTCGAGTTCGACGTGGTCCAGGGACAGAAGGGCCCGCAGGCGGACAACGTCAGCCCGGTGTGA